ATTACCCTGCTGGCCCGCTTGGCGGCCGTCTGGCCTGCGGGCACCACGAGAACAACCCCGCCATGTCCATCTGCGCCTGGAGCGACGCGAGCACCCTCGGCACGTTCGCGCAGAATGGAGTCGGAGAGCTGTCCGAGGCAGCCAGGACCACGCTCGATTTCAGGAACGCGTCCGACCGGCGCACCTGAAACCGCTAGGCATCCACTCCGTCGAACCACCCTACAGACGCTGAGCAAGGCGGCCGCCCCGCGAGGGCACGGTGCCGCCAATTGTGGGGTTCTGACCGCTCTTCCGTGATGGCTGCGCCAGAAGGGCGAGCGTTGTCCAGGCTCGGCAGCCGCCGGGCTACCGCCTGAGCGGTCGGGCTCTGTCGCGGGAAGGGACCCGGAGCCGGCGGATGGCGGAACCTTCACGGAAGCGCGGCCAGAACCTCCGGCTTGGCTCGTGCGGCCAACTCGGATGCTCAGCTCGTGAGATACCGACCAGGCCGGGACGCGCCCACGTGATGCCGCTACTTCTATTCGGTGGGCAGCACCAGCTGCCTCGTACGGGTCGGACCGTCAGGCCTCGGTGAGAGAGAGGGGCAGCCCGATGATCCGATTGGCGAGCGACCCTAGCTGGTCACGGCTGACCGCACCGCCGGAGGGATAGAAGAGACTGGCACCAACGAGGACGAGCACGATTGAGCTCGGGGCGTTCAGCTGGCGGTCGGTCGCGGGGTGCTGGAGGTCTTGGACTGTGAGAGCTCTGGCAGGTATGCCACCAGCCGCCGATTGGCCCGTGACCCGGGCTTGGCGCATTCGAGAGGCTTGATGCCCGGACGTCATACTCAGGGAGTTGCGATGCAGGTAGCCGTGGTCACCTTCGACGGGTTCAACGAGCTTGACAGTTTCATCGCCTCAGCGTTGATCAACCGGTGTCGCAAAGACGGCCTGGAGGCCTTCATCACCACACCCGTGCCCGTGATCACGTCGATGAACGGAGTCGAGGTGACCGGGCAGCGTCCGATGGAGTTCGTCACCGAGGCTGACGTTGTGCTGATCGGCAGCGGGGTGAAGACGCGCGACGTGGTCGCCGATGACCGTATGCTCGCCATGCTGCGGCTCGAGCCGTCGCGGCAGCTGATCGGTTCTCAGTGCTCCGGCGCGCTGGTACTTGCGCGACTCGGGTTGCTGGCTGGGATGCCGGCCAGTACGGATATGACGAGCCGGCCCTATGTCGAGGCCTGCGATGTCACTGTGCTGGACGCACCGTTCCATGCGGAGGGGAACATCGCTACGGCGGGCGGCTGCCTGGCATCGCAGTATCTTGCCGCGTGGGTGATCACCCGGACGCTCGGGGAGGATGCCGCGCGCGGCGCTATCGGCTACGCGGCTCCGGTCGGCGAAGTCCATGAGACTGTCGGGCGCGTGATGGGTGCCCTCCACGCAGGCGAGGTCGCACTGAGCTGACACCCGTGGCCAGCCCTCTGGCTCACTGGCAGCTACAGCGACGAGAGCGAAGGCGCGTTGAGGTTGTGGGCGGGCGCTCGGCGGCGGGAACTGGCGTCAAGGCCGAACTCGTGGATTTCCCCACGGGGGAGAAGGACTTCTACCCCGTGCAGCCGAAGCTGCGGATCACCAACAACTCCGGCGTCACGCTTGCCCAGGGCGCCGAAATCTCCCTCGATCTGCCCACCTCGATGCCGCCGGTTGTCAAGGACAACGACTACAAGGAGATGAAGGGGCTCGTCCCCGGCCATACGGGCCCCAACACGGGTGGGCTGAAGGGGGACTTCCGCCGGCTGACCCTCACCCTCGGCTACTGCGAGGACCTGGCCCCGGGCAAGTCCCGGGACATCGACCTGAAGTACTACCTGCCGATCACCGGGCCGTCCAACGTGACGTTCAGGATCGGCGGCCGGGAGTACGGCTCGACCGGCGACCAGCGCCGCGACGTCCGGACCGTGACACCGCCCGCCCCCACCGCGGGCAGCTCCTGCCAGGCGCCGGACTGGAAGCAAGGCCAGGTCTACCGGCCCGACGGCGGACGGCTGTGGCGGATGTACGACAAGGGGGACAAGGGCTGGATGTTCGAGTACGGCGACAGCCCCGCCGGAAAGCCCATGATGATCGACAACAACCCCGACCAGTCCCGCGCCCACCTCGTGGAACTGACGGAACAGAACCCCAACCAGTACTGGCAGATCCAGTCGGCCGGAGGCGGCCTCTACACCATCGCCGGCGGTGGCAGGTGCCTGACCGCCACCGCCTCCCGCCAGGACATCGCCTCCCTCGGCTGCGACGGACGGAACGAGCAGAAGTGGCAGCTCGTCCCGATCGCCGACAACGGCAGCGAGGGAACACCCGGCGGGCCGAAGCACAACGGCCTGTTCAAGCTCCGCTCCACCGCGGGCAACGACATCGAGGTCGGCGGCGGCGCCACCGCCCGGGAAACCCACCTCCTCACCGGCGACCCGGCCGCCTCGACGGCCGCGTTCGTGAAGTACCAGGGCTCCTACTGGTACGCCCAGTGGTACACCGCCGCCGCCCCCGGCACGGCGGAGGCCAACGGCGGCCGGCCCTGGAAGAAGGCTGAGCCCGACGCCGTAACAGTGAAGATCAGTTGGCCGGACACCGCGCGTGCAGCGATGTCCGGCCAACTGGTTCTGCTCATCGGTTGGCCCAGGGAGGGGGGAGTTGCTGGCTCCGCTCCGCCGCTATGCCATCGCCGGCGTGTTCGCCCGGGCCTGCAACAGACCAGCACGCACCGCCACCGGCCGAAATGGGGGAGCATCGCTCGGACGAACCGGACGATCACGCCCTCGGCGGGTTCCGATGCGCCGGCGAGCGTGGCGGCGTCCGCACGGTTCAGCGAGCCATCATGCCGTGTGAAGAGGCGTCCGGGACGGCGGGGTGCCGGGGGCGGTGCCGGTGCCGGTGCCGGTGCCGGTGATCGAGAGATACAGGCCGTCAGTCAGCCATCGATGAGCCACCGTCATGTTCAGCACGCGGCCGCCCGTGACGGTGCCGACCAGGGACCAGTACCGTTCCAGGCGGGGATCGAAAGCCGACGACCGTGACACCAGCCCGTGCAGGTAGGCGCGGAAGGCAGGGGTGTCCGACTCCCGGCGGGCTCGGGCGTGGGCCGACACGAACGCGTCCACCACGGGTCCCGCCCCGGGCGGCAGCCCCCGGGCGAGGGCGGCGGCCGTCAGGGCCGCGGCTTCGTCGATCTCCGCGTAGAAGGCCGGGCCGTCGCGCATCTCCGCGCCGTGGTCCTGGGTCCAGCGGGTGAAGCCGGGCGTGGCGATGAGCAGATGCAGCTCGGCGTAGGCCAGGGCCGTGACGGGGGTGGGGTCCTGTGGTGGCTCCGGGGCCAACATGGCGATCATGATGTCGAGTCGGCGTCGGGGCATGGCTGCGGACAGCTCCCGGTACCAGTGCCCGGTGAGCGTGTGCTGCGCCTCCGGTAGCCTCTGCACCAGTGAGAGCATCTCCAGCCGCCGCAGACGCTCCTCCCCCGCACAGTGGTCCAGGGCCTTGAGCGTCGCCTCGCGCCACCGCAGTTCGGCCAGGCGTTCCCGCACTGCTCCGAGCTCGGACGACACCAGCTCGTCGAGCGTGCGCTCGCCTGTGACCACTTGGGTGATGGTCGCGATGGGGGTGTCCAGCGCGCGCAGGCGTCTGATGAGCCGGATCCGCTCCCACGCCTCGGGGCCGTAGCGGCGATGGCCACCGCTGCTACGGGAGGCCACGGGCAGCAGGCCGCTGTCGGAGTAGTAGCGGACCGTCTTGACGGGGAGGCCCGTTCCGGCCGCGAGCTCACCGATGCTCCACGTGTCTTGCGTCACAGCTCTTGAACCTCCAGCGCGCGGGAGGTTCTAGCGTATTGATCACCGGCGGCGTCCGTCCGCGCCGATGCCGCTGTTCAGAGCATGTACGCGGCCGGGCCTGACCGGTGTGTCCGCGTACGACCGATTGCGGCCCCGTACGCCCTTGTCCCGTGCCGTCCCCGACCCAAGAATGGTGGGAGCGCATGTC
This is a stretch of genomic DNA from Streptomyces sp. NBC_00536. It encodes these proteins:
- a CDS encoding DJ-1/PfpI family protein encodes the protein MQVAVVTFDGFNELDSFIASALINRCRKDGLEAFITTPVPVITSMNGVEVTGQRPMEFVTEADVVLIGSGVKTRDVVADDRMLAMLRLEPSRQLIGSQCSGALVLARLGLLAGMPASTDMTSRPYVEACDVTVLDAPFHAEGNIATAGGCLASQYLAAWVITRTLGEDAARGAIGYAAPVGEVHETVGRVMGALHAGEVALS
- a CDS encoding MerR family transcriptional regulator; this encodes MTQDTWSIGELAAGTGLPVKTVRYYSDSGLLPVASRSSGGHRRYGPEAWERIRLIRRLRALDTPIATITQVVTGERTLDELVSSELGAVRERLAELRWREATLKALDHCAGEERLRRLEMLSLVQRLPEAQHTLTGHWYRELSAAMPRRRLDIMIAMLAPEPPQDPTPVTALAYAELHLLIATPGFTRWTQDHGAEMRDGPAFYAEIDEAAALTAAALARGLPPGAGPVVDAFVSAHARARRESDTPAFRAYLHGLVSRSSAFDPRLERYWSLVGTVTGGRVLNMTVAHRWLTDGLYLSITGTGTGTGTAPGTPPSRTPLHTA